A single region of the Oceanotoga teriensis genome encodes:
- the mtnA gene encoding S-methyl-5-thioribose-1-phosphate isomerase, producing the protein MGKLKGMSMEWIDNKLILIDQRYLPLEEIFFECTNYKQAAISIKDMIVRGAPAIGATAAFGMALASFEFDSEDKQNYIKKMQNAKIELSKTRPTAVNLFWALNRMYSLIEDKIENLETKEMSILLEKEAVNIAKEDIEINKAIGLNGGKLLNDGDTVLTHCNAGALATVDYGTALGVIRGAIESGKNIKVYADETRPYLQGARLTVWELMQDGIDTTLISDNMAGWVMNQGKIDAVVVGADRIAANGDTANKIGTYSVAVLAKRHGIPMYIAAPLSTIDMKTKTGEDIPIEERNHDEVRLCHKIKMVMDNVKVFNPSFDVTPNDLITAIITEKGVIKPPFDENLKKLFK; encoded by the coding sequence ATGGGAAAATTAAAAGGTATGTCCATGGAATGGATAGATAATAAGTTAATTCTTATCGATCAAAGATATTTGCCTTTAGAAGAAATATTTTTTGAATGTACTAATTATAAACAAGCTGCTATATCTATAAAAGATATGATAGTTAGAGGTGCACCAGCTATAGGAGCTACAGCTGCATTTGGAATGGCTTTGGCTTCTTTTGAATTTGATTCAGAAGATAAACAAAATTATATCAAAAAAATGCAAAATGCAAAAATAGAACTTTCAAAGACAAGGCCAACAGCTGTTAATCTTTTTTGGGCTTTGAATAGAATGTATAGTTTAATAGAAGATAAAATAGAGAATTTAGAAACGAAAGAAATGAGTATTCTTCTTGAAAAAGAAGCAGTAAATATTGCGAAAGAAGATATAGAAATTAATAAAGCGATTGGACTAAATGGTGGAAAATTATTAAACGATGGTGATACAGTTTTGACTCATTGTAACGCTGGAGCACTTGCAACTGTTGATTATGGAACAGCACTGGGTGTTATAAGAGGTGCAATTGAATCAGGAAAGAATATAAAAGTTTATGCTGACGAAACAAGACCTTATTTACAAGGAGCAAGGTTAACTGTTTGGGAATTAATGCAAGATGGTATAGATACAACATTGATATCGGATAATATGGCTGGATGGGTAATGAATCAAGGAAAGATAGATGCCGTTGTTGTTGGCGCGGATAGAATTGCTGCCAACGGAGATACAGCAAATAAAATAGGAACATATTCTGTTGCTGTTCTTGCAAAAAGACATGGTATTCCTATGTATATAGCGGCACCACTTTCAACTATAGATATGAAAACTAAAACAGGTGAAGATATACCTATTGAAGAAAGAAATCATGATGAAGTGAGGCTATGCCATAAAATAAAGATGGTTATGGATAATGTAAAGGTCTTTAATCCGTCTTTTGATGTAACTCCAAATGATTTGATAACTGCGATAATTACCGAAAAAGGTGTTATTAAACCACCATTTGATGAAAATTTAAAAAAATTATTTAAATAA